From Anaerohalosphaera lusitana, one genomic window encodes:
- a CDS encoding indolepyruvate ferredoxin oxidoreductase subunit alpha gives MPAKVDADKCTGCGACLDSCPSEAISMDGGVAVIDADACVDCGVCVDDCPVEAISME, from the coding sequence ATGCCAGCTAAGGTAGATGCAGATAAGTGTACAGGCTGTGGTGCTTGCCTTGATTCTTGCCCCAGCGAAGCAATCAGCATGGACGGCGGCGTTGCAGTAATCGACGCTGACGCATGTGTAGACTGTGGTGTTTGCGTGGATGATTGCCCCGTAGAGGCGATCAGCATGGAATAG
- a CDS encoding 3-hydroxyacyl-ACP dehydratase FabZ family protein, whose protein sequence is MPELLFDISDIDLDNIEFGREQIAEVNPQSYEMEQLDAIVWYDKDSMRAIGYKDITENEFWVRGHIPGRPIMPGVIMIEAAAQLSSFYMKRIHGLEGFIGFSGIDKTKFRGTVVPGDRLYMLGHIHKVRSRQFSAMVQGVVNGKIVFDTVVSGMKV, encoded by the coding sequence ATGCCAGAGTTGTTATTTGATATTTCCGACATTGATCTTGACAACATTGAGTTTGGCCGTGAGCAGATCGCGGAAGTAAACCCACAATCCTATGAGATGGAACAGCTCGATGCCATTGTCTGGTATGACAAGGACAGCATGCGAGCGATAGGATATAAAGACATCACTGAAAATGAGTTCTGGGTTCGGGGTCATATACCGGGCCGGCCCATAATGCCGGGCGTTATTATGATCGAAGCGGCAGCTCAGCTCAGTAGTTTTTATATGAAAAGGATTCACGGGCTTGAGGGTTTTATAGGTTTTTCGGGCATCGATAAAACGAAGTTTCGCGGCACGGTAGTACCCGGCGACAGACTGTATATGCTCGGACATATTCACAAGGTCAGAAGCAGACAGTTCAGCGCCATGGTCCAAGGGGTCGTGAACGGGAAAATCGTCTTCGATACTGTTGTTTCAGGTATGAAGGTCTGA
- a CDS encoding histone H1, with amino-acid sequence MQEYDQLKQLVSEIEDDVNKAEGGNKAAGTRVRKQMQTIKQAAQEVRNRVLELRSTD; translated from the coding sequence ATGCAAGAATATGATCAGCTAAAGCAACTTGTTTCAGAAATCGAAGACGACGTAAACAAGGCAGAAGGCGGCAACAAAGCTGCAGGCACACGGGTTCGTAAGCAGATGCAGACAATCAAGCAGGCTGCACAGGAAGTACGTAACAGGGTTCTCGAGCTTCGCTCGACTGACTAA
- a CDS encoding flavodoxin family protein — MATGLVIYHSRSGNTKQMAEIISEAMNEASLPTKCKSIEDVKLDELVKADAIVVGSPTYYGRMAGAVANLFDESVSKHGKLDGKVGAAFSSSANIGGGNETTVLNIVNTLLVHGMVIQGDPQGDHYGPVSIGKPDDRVINQCKRRGKRIAELTIKLFG; from the coding sequence ATGGCAACTGGCCTGGTAATTTATCATTCAAGAAGCGGCAACACGAAGCAAATGGCTGAGATAATCTCAGAGGCCATGAACGAAGCTTCGCTGCCGACCAAATGCAAAAGCATCGAAGATGTTAAGCTTGACGAGCTAGTCAAGGCTGATGCGATCGTTGTTGGCTCACCGACTTATTATGGTCGTATGGCCGGCGCGGTGGCTAACCTGTTTGATGAATCGGTAAGCAAGCACGGCAAGCTCGACGGCAAAGTAGGTGCGGCATTCAGCAGTTCAGCTAATATCGGCGGAGGCAACGAAACGACTGTTTTGAATATAGTCAACACCCTGCTGGTCCACGGAATGGTGATCCAGGGAGACCCTCAGGGCGACCATTATGGTCCCGTGTCTATAGGCAAGCCGGACGACAGAGTGATCAACCAGTGCAAGAGACGCGGCAAAAGGATCGCTGAACTCACAATAAAGCTGTTTGGCTAG
- a CDS encoding LolA family protein, whose amino-acid sequence MNRHITTLAVLFTCIFAAFSPAETKEKGGKNEQSAIKNEQKQDKTSQKIPTTVDGIIEKLRDRTSKLDTYKANINYLFIQDPELLDSRRLQKGKLYYKKTKDGSGLKIEFSTVKQDDAPEEKRKEELFFDGVWLTRIDYRNETVNSYQQVPEDKPVDAFDFVSQNFPMVGFSHAKDLRKQFEIELIDSDTKPTDSDDKKMEDTIHLRMKVKEGSVYEEDYKLIDFWVDKKLFLPKRIRSVSVEDDIYDITLLDAKVNKKIENSIFSVEHPSSFSKNREPLKQN is encoded by the coding sequence ATGAATAGACATATCACGACTCTCGCGGTTCTGTTTACATGCATATTTGCCGCTTTTTCACCCGCAGAAACTAAGGAAAAAGGGGGTAAAAACGAGCAAAGTGCTATAAAAAATGAGCAAAAGCAGGACAAAACCAGCCAAAAAATTCCCACCACTGTGGATGGCATAATAGAGAAACTTCGAGACCGCACCAGCAAACTGGACACCTACAAGGCCAACATCAATTACCTGTTCATACAGGATCCCGAGCTTCTAGATTCCAGGCGTCTGCAAAAAGGAAAGTTGTATTACAAAAAGACAAAAGACGGATCAGGTCTTAAGATCGAGTTCAGCACAGTCAAGCAGGACGATGCACCTGAAGAAAAGAGAAAAGAAGAACTGTTTTTTGACGGCGTGTGGCTCACCCGCATAGATTACCGGAACGAAACAGTTAATTCCTATCAACAGGTCCCGGAGGACAAACCGGTAGATGCTTTCGATTTTGTGAGCCAGAATTTCCCGATGGTAGGATTTTCGCATGCCAAGGATTTGCGGAAGCAATTTGAAATCGAGCTGATCGATTCAGATACCAAGCCGACAGATTCGGATGATAAAAAGATGGAAGACACCATTCATCTGCGGATGAAGGTCAAAGAAGGTTCCGTATATGAAGAAGACTACAAGCTGATCGACTTCTGGGTCGACAAGAAACTGTTTTTGCCCAAACGCATACGATCAGTTTCAGTGGAAGACGACATATACGATATCACGCTTTTGGATGCAAAGGTGAATAAAAAAATAGAAAACAGCATCTTTAGCGTTGAACACCCCTCCAGTTTCAGTAAAAATAGGGAACCGTTAAAGCAAAACTAG